Proteins from a genomic interval of Granulicella sp. L56:
- a CDS encoding response regulator transcription factor, giving the protein METILLIDDDVDLCTMLTDYLGRHGFRIVSVHNGEAGLKLALTGSYAMALLDVMLPGLDGFEVLRRLRFSSSMSVLLLTARGEDVDRIVGLEIGADDYLPKPFNPRELLARIRAILRRGTRAESPALNPNQASDSVSALGLELDASARTVSCDGRPVALTDVEFSLLQTLMRSVGEVVERERLAEAVLGRKLHPFDRSLDMHISRLRRKLEETCSLGERVKTIRGVGYQLAIPATHRNRGGQ; this is encoded by the coding sequence ATGGAAACGATTCTTCTCATTGACGATGATGTAGACCTATGCACGATGCTCACCGACTATCTGGGGCGTCACGGGTTCCGCATTGTTTCCGTGCATAACGGAGAAGCCGGACTGAAACTCGCGCTCACAGGCAGCTATGCCATGGCCCTGCTCGATGTCATGCTTCCCGGCCTGGATGGCTTTGAAGTTTTGCGCAGACTGCGTTTCTCTTCCTCGATGAGCGTGCTTCTGCTTACCGCACGAGGCGAAGATGTAGATCGTATTGTAGGTCTCGAAATTGGCGCTGATGACTATCTACCCAAGCCGTTCAATCCTCGCGAGCTACTGGCGCGAATCCGGGCAATTTTACGCAGGGGCACACGGGCCGAATCGCCAGCGCTCAACCCGAATCAGGCATCGGATTCTGTTTCAGCACTCGGACTCGAGCTTGATGCATCGGCCCGCACGGTCAGTTGCGATGGAAGGCCGGTCGCGCTTACCGATGTAGAGTTTTCGTTGCTGCAGACACTCATGCGATCTGTAGGCGAAGTTGTTGAACGGGAACGATTGGCTGAAGCGGTTCTGGGAAGAAAGTTACATCCTTTTGATCGCAGTCTGGATATGCACATCAGCCGCTTACGCCGAAAGCTGGAAGAGACTTGCAGCCTGGGTGAAAGAGTCAAGACTATTCGAGGTGTCGGTTATCAGCTTGCAATTCCCGCGACGCACAGAAATCGAGGGGGGCAATAA
- a CDS encoding DNA-binding domain-containing protein, which yields MNLLELQRRMAEDVMRPLTPDFRMQSSTSDGFSTNTLAESYIKPNDLLSSFDRLEIYNRQYWFRVIGAVAEDFPGLLAVLGEEKFDKLVLAYLKENPSTSFTLRNLGSKLPHWLENHPEFAPRRHDLLVDVAKLEWAYIESFDGASFTPLSEIDISVLTAESHLSLQPHLQLLDLRYPVDELILAVHRETPAAGVASNAASEHKHKSLKRLPVMRRSAIHLVIHRFQNEVYYRRIDREAFLLLSAVQAGATIGAAIEAAFNDSVLSATKQAEKIQEYFSHAAGLGWFFLPPTSLPLKL from the coding sequence GTGAATCTCTTAGAGCTGCAAAGGCGTATGGCCGAGGATGTGATGCGGCCTCTCACGCCCGATTTCAGAATGCAGAGTTCGACCAGTGATGGATTCTCAACCAATACGCTGGCTGAGAGCTACATCAAGCCGAACGATCTTCTCTCTTCCTTCGATCGTCTCGAAATCTACAACCGTCAATACTGGTTTCGCGTCATCGGAGCCGTTGCAGAAGATTTTCCCGGATTGCTGGCGGTGCTCGGCGAAGAAAAATTCGACAAGCTGGTGCTGGCCTATCTCAAAGAGAACCCATCAACCTCGTTCACGCTTCGAAATCTTGGCTCGAAGCTACCGCATTGGCTAGAGAATCATCCCGAGTTCGCTCCCAGACGTCACGATCTGCTTGTCGATGTGGCAAAGCTCGAATGGGCGTACATCGAATCATTCGACGGAGCCAGCTTCACTCCCTTATCTGAGATTGATATCAGCGTTCTGACGGCTGAGTCTCATCTATCTTTACAGCCACATCTACAGTTGCTGGATCTTCGTTACCCCGTGGATGAGCTCATTCTAGCCGTCCACCGTGAGACTCCCGCTGCTGGAGTTGCCAGCAATGCAGCCTCCGAGCATAAGCACAAAAGCCTGAAGCGACTTCCGGTCATGCGGCGTTCAGCGATCCATCTGGTCATTCATCGCTTTCAAAACGAGGTTTATTACAGACGGATCGACCGCGAAGCCTTTCTTCTGCTCTCGGCGGTTCAGGCAGGAGCTACGATTGGTGCCGCCATCGAGGCAGCCTTCAACGACAGCGTCTTGTCCGCAACAAAGCAGGCAGAGAAGATTCAGGAATATTTTTCGCACGCAGCTGGGTTAGGCTGGTTTTTCCTGCCGCCAACTAGTTTGCCGTTGAAGCTATAG
- a CDS encoding TonB-dependent receptor: MFSFKTTKSAIVALFLISALIGILSTAVFAQSPTGTLHGTVSDPSGAVIPNAKITVTGLDGAASTAQSGSDGNYRFSKLVPGTYTITVDAESFNLPEPLTVKVGAEKPNLKNISLSIAVDQQQVTVSSQSTGVDVAPDNNAGAIVIKGKDLDALSDDPDQLQDELNALAGPAAGPSGGQIYIDGFTGGQLPPKSSIREIRINQNPFSAQYDKLGYGRIEILTKPGTDKLHGSFMVNGNDSAFNSLNTFVPSEPPYYSTFLMGNISGSLNSKSSWFMSAFQRNTQANSIVNAELLDASGQSYNFSQAVSNPQSRLDISPRLDLQVTPSNTLTIRYMYDRVKNTNDGVSQFALPAQGYNTQDEEQTLQMSDTQVLGARWINETRFQYIRDRDNQVPENTTPTVTVQGAFTDGGNNTGTSRDSQDHYELQNYTTAALGKHSINFGARLRLLRDSNYSTSGFNGNYTYSSLSAYAAHQPSQYEVTAGTPSAQVKLFDSGLFFQDDWRARSNLTLSYGLRYEGQNQISDHADFGPRFSFAWAPAGSGKKAPPTVIRGGYGWFFDRFQYSNVLQAVRQNGINQKQYIVKNPDFYENAPSVESLNNDQAAPTTYQISPHLKAPVNMQAAIGVEHQFGKVATLSVTYINSRGVHQLYSDNINAFLPGTYDSDTGTGVRPNGINENLYQYQSGGVYNQNQIITNFNIRAKKLTLFGFYLFNNAKADTSGVDYFPSNQFDPKADYGRSTFDVHNRFLLGGNYQAPFGVSLSPFLVMDSGTPFNITLGQDLNGDNQFNDRPSFATASSIDTMQTKYGNFDLNPAADATRIPYNLGNGPSQLSLNLRLSKSIGIGPRVERSNGGNNGGGPPPGGGGHGGGPGGGGPGGGLGPGGLSSSGGRPPSMGQGVPRKYSLSFTAMGRNVFNNVNLAAPVGVLSSTLFGKSNALAGGFFSSPSSNRSVDLQMMFNF, translated from the coding sequence ATGTTTTCATTCAAAACTACAAAATCGGCAATCGTCGCTCTCTTCTTGATAAGCGCTTTGATCGGGATTCTAAGCACTGCAGTGTTTGCCCAGTCTCCGACCGGAACGCTGCACGGAACTGTTAGCGATCCGTCCGGAGCTGTGATCCCCAATGCCAAAATTACAGTGACCGGTTTGGATGGTGCTGCGTCCACAGCGCAATCGGGTTCGGATGGCAACTACCGCTTTTCGAAACTGGTGCCTGGAACTTATACGATTACCGTGGATGCAGAGAGTTTTAATCTCCCTGAACCGCTGACTGTGAAGGTGGGAGCGGAGAAGCCCAATCTGAAGAACATATCCCTTAGCATCGCTGTCGATCAGCAACAAGTCACGGTAAGCAGCCAGAGCACAGGGGTCGATGTTGCTCCGGACAATAATGCAGGCGCTATCGTCATCAAAGGCAAAGACCTCGATGCATTGTCGGACGATCCTGACCAGTTGCAGGATGAACTGAACGCTCTGGCTGGGCCAGCGGCTGGTCCGAGCGGTGGGCAAATTTATATTGACGGGTTTACCGGTGGTCAGTTGCCACCAAAGTCATCCATTCGCGAGATTCGCATTAATCAGAATCCCTTCTCTGCGCAGTACGACAAGCTGGGCTATGGCCGCATTGAGATTCTTACCAAACCCGGTACAGACAAGCTTCATGGATCGTTCATGGTGAATGGGAATGACTCGGCGTTCAACTCGCTTAATACTTTCGTGCCCAGCGAGCCGCCTTATTATTCAACATTTTTGATGGGAAATATCAGCGGATCGCTGAACAGTAAGTCTTCGTGGTTTATGAGCGCCTTTCAGCGTAATACGCAGGCCAACTCCATTGTGAATGCAGAGCTCCTTGATGCTTCCGGTCAGAGCTATAACTTTTCGCAGGCAGTTTCAAATCCGCAATCTCGATTGGATATAAGTCCGCGCCTCGATCTCCAGGTCACACCCAGCAACACATTAACTATTCGCTACATGTACGACCGAGTTAAGAACACGAACGATGGGGTTTCCCAGTTTGCTCTGCCGGCGCAAGGCTACAACACGCAAGATGAAGAGCAGACACTGCAGATGAGCGATACCCAGGTGCTAGGCGCACGCTGGATTAATGAGACGAGATTCCAATATATTCGGGACCGTGACAATCAGGTGCCGGAGAACACAACGCCGACAGTTACCGTGCAGGGCGCTTTCACCGACGGCGGTAACAATACCGGCACGTCGCGCGACAGCCAGGACCACTACGAACTACAAAACTATACGACCGCTGCACTCGGAAAGCACTCCATCAACTTTGGGGCGAGGTTGCGGCTGTTGCGCGATTCGAACTATTCGACGTCCGGATTCAACGGCAACTACACGTACTCTTCTCTCAGCGCTTATGCCGCGCATCAGCCTTCGCAATACGAGGTGACGGCTGGAACTCCTTCCGCCCAGGTGAAGCTCTTTGATTCAGGCCTCTTCTTTCAAGACGATTGGCGAGCTCGTTCCAACCTCACCTTGAGCTACGGGCTGCGCTACGAAGGCCAGAACCAGATCAGCGACCATGCAGATTTTGGCCCACGGTTCTCTTTCGCGTGGGCACCGGCGGGCTCGGGCAAAAAGGCCCCCCCCACCGTTATTCGAGGAGGCTACGGGTGGTTTTTCGATCGGTTCCAATACAGCAATGTCCTGCAGGCGGTTCGGCAGAATGGCATTAATCAGAAGCAGTATATTGTGAAGAATCCTGACTTCTATGAAAATGCGCCGTCGGTCGAATCGCTGAACAACGATCAGGCCGCTCCGACGACCTATCAGATTTCGCCTCATCTAAAAGCGCCGGTTAATATGCAAGCTGCAATTGGAGTCGAGCACCAGTTTGGGAAAGTAGCCACTCTTTCTGTGACCTATATCAATTCTCGCGGTGTCCACCAGTTGTACAGCGACAATATTAATGCATTCCTGCCGGGAACTTATGATTCTGACACCGGTACAGGCGTGCGGCCCAATGGCATCAATGAGAACCTCTATCAATATCAATCGGGCGGAGTCTACAACCAGAATCAGATCATCACGAACTTCAATATTCGTGCCAAGAAGCTGACGCTCTTCGGTTTCTATCTATTCAACAATGCGAAGGCAGATACCTCTGGCGTAGATTATTTCCCATCGAACCAGTTTGACCCCAAGGCAGACTATGGCCGCTCCACCTTCGATGTTCACAACCGCTTCCTGCTGGGGGGTAATTATCAGGCCCCCTTTGGAGTATCGCTAAGCCCATTTCTCGTCATGGACTCTGGTACGCCCTTCAACATCACGCTTGGCCAGGATCTAAATGGCGACAACCAGTTCAACGATCGGCCTTCCTTTGCCACAGCGTCAAGCATCGACACGATGCAGACCAAGTATGGAAATTTTGATTTGAATCCTGCCGCAGATGCGACGCGTATTCCGTACAACCTCGGAAATGGACCGAGCCAACTGAGCTTGAATCTGCGCTTGAGCAAATCCATTGGAATTGGTCCCAGAGTAGAAAGATCGAATGGCGGAAATAATGGCGGCGGCCCTCCTCCGGGTGGAGGCGGACACGGCGGCGGTCCTGGCGGTGGTGGTCCCGGCGGCGGCCTTGGCCCCGGAGGGTTGAGCAGCAGCGGTGGACGTCCTCCTTCTATGGGGCAGGGAGTTCCCAGAAAGTATTCGCTGTCCTTTACTGCCATGGGCAGAAATGTATTCAATAACGTCAATCTTGCAGCGCCGGTGGGAGTGTTAAGTTCAACTCTCTTCGGCAAGTCCAATGCTTTGGCCGGAGGCTTTTTCTCCTCTCCCTCTTCAAACCGCAGCGTCGATCTGCAGATGATGTTCAACTTCTAA
- a CDS encoding sigma-70 family RNA polymerase sigma factor: protein MIERSTIREEEQLIASILEGNSHEFHALIRPYERTVYVMALALLKNEADAEDVAQEAFLKAFRNLKNFRAESKFSTWLISITLNEARSRLRRKSAVPMESLDEPPGEQGHVSPAVLIDWREIPSEAVERLEVRQLLQQAVADIPLIYRETFVLRDIEELSINETAETLGISVASVKVRLHRARIMLQKRLAPQLKQMNPKRRWLPWL from the coding sequence ATGATCGAAAGAAGCACAATCCGGGAAGAGGAGCAACTGATCGCTTCAATCCTGGAGGGCAACTCGCATGAGTTTCATGCCCTGATTCGCCCCTACGAGCGAACCGTCTATGTGATGGCGCTTGCGCTTCTTAAAAATGAAGCCGATGCGGAGGATGTCGCACAGGAGGCCTTTCTAAAGGCATTTCGTAATCTCAAGAATTTTCGCGCCGAGTCAAAGTTCAGCACATGGCTCATCAGCATTACGTTGAATGAGGCGCGTAGTCGACTTCGTCGCAAAAGCGCGGTGCCGATGGAATCATTGGACGAACCTCCGGGTGAACAGGGGCATGTTTCTCCGGCGGTGCTCATCGATTGGCGAGAGATTCCTTCAGAGGCAGTGGAGCGGCTGGAGGTGCGGCAGCTCTTGCAGCAAGCCGTGGCGGATATTCCGCTGATCTACCGAGAGACTTTTGTGCTGAGGGATATCGAAGAACTGAGCATCAATGAAACTGCCGAGACGCTGGGCATCAGCGTCGCATCGGTAAAAGTGCGGCTGCACCGGGCACGCATTATGTTGCAAAAACGATTAGCGCCTCAATTGAAGCAGATGAATCCAAAACGGAGGTGGTTGCCGTGGTTATAG
- a CDS encoding ABC transporter permease: MPIREIFRQTLSALWESKLRSFLTMFGIVWGITSVILLVGLGIGFNVDQKQHLRSIGTDIAIIFGGKTGMQAGGYAAGRDINLTIDDAIAIQQRAYLVKTVSPEIRRSVSEVSQWNAASRPVRGVWPEYQRFRSLTVDQGRLMSDEDEANGRRVILLGAEANRQLFPGKAVIGQKMLVAGYEYTVIGVLANKKQNGSYGSGPDNTQLFAPYSSMARDFPPTDPGIERGYVNNIVVEPVSPDLHEKALDEVKRIIAERHHYDPDDKEALWIWDTLDGSKFTERIFSVMTFFFGAVALLTLALGGIGVMNIMLVAVTERTREIGIRKALGATAVDIRRQFLVESAIITIVSGVTGLTVGVGVCLLMRLVPLPDFVPHPVISPVAIITSLATLTVITLFAGTYPALRAANLSPMECLRTE, from the coding sequence ATGCCGATACGCGAAATATTCAGGCAAACTCTATCCGCACTATGGGAGAGCAAGCTGCGCAGCTTCCTCACCATGTTCGGAATTGTGTGGGGCATCACGTCGGTCATTTTGTTGGTGGGCTTGGGCATCGGCTTTAATGTGGACCAGAAGCAACATCTGCGCAGCATCGGCACCGATATCGCCATCATCTTCGGCGGCAAGACGGGAATGCAGGCCGGAGGCTATGCGGCGGGGCGGGACATCAACCTCACCATCGACGACGCCATCGCGATTCAACAACGGGCTTACCTGGTAAAAACCGTTAGCCCTGAGATTCGGCGCAGTGTCTCGGAGGTCAGCCAGTGGAATGCCGCTTCGCGTCCGGTGCGAGGTGTATGGCCTGAATACCAACGATTTCGCTCGCTGACGGTCGATCAGGGACGGTTGATGTCAGACGAGGACGAAGCCAACGGCAGACGCGTCATTCTCCTCGGAGCCGAGGCGAACCGGCAGCTCTTTCCTGGCAAGGCTGTCATCGGACAGAAGATGCTGGTAGCCGGATACGAGTACACCGTTATCGGCGTACTTGCGAATAAGAAGCAGAACGGCAGCTATGGAAGCGGACCGGACAATACGCAGCTCTTTGCACCGTACTCGTCCATGGCTCGCGATTTTCCGCCGACCGATCCGGGCATCGAGCGCGGCTATGTCAACAACATCGTCGTCGAGCCGGTCTCACCCGATCTGCACGAGAAGGCCCTGGATGAGGTGAAGCGCATCATCGCCGAGCGTCACCACTACGACCCGGACGACAAGGAAGCTTTGTGGATCTGGGACACGCTCGATGGTTCTAAATTTACGGAACGCATCTTTTCGGTGATGACGTTCTTCTTTGGCGCGGTTGCCCTACTGACACTGGCGTTGGGCGGAATCGGCGTGATGAACATCATGCTGGTCGCTGTGACCGAACGAACACGGGAGATCGGTATCCGCAAAGCGCTCGGTGCAACTGCCGTCGATATCCGGCGACAGTTTCTGGTCGAATCGGCAATCATTACCATCGTCAGTGGTGTGACTGGCCTGACGGTGGGTGTTGGCGTGTGTCTGCTGATGCGATTGGTGCCTCTACCCGACTTCGTTCCCCATCCTGTCATCTCTCCGGTCGCGATTATTACCTCGCTTGCCACGCTTACGGTCATTACGCTCTTTGCCGGAACGTATCCCGCGCTGCGTGCGGCAAACCTTAGCCCGATGGAATGCCTGCGAACGGAGTAG
- a CDS encoding ATP-binding protein, whose protein sequence is MRGLFAKIFFFFWVAQSLTFIISTTLILQHRFTRPDQIFDALGITLKSEGAAAAQAYEQGGCSAFHQYASSLRQRIYLATPPGNFPCDAANAPEYNKALLTAERNSSVFSVQAGTQYLWVTNVVSSSGKQYQFLLAIPYHAEKRHWGHDLWHFAFPQLPVAIVVFGLTTFILVLLLTRPIARLRAAARDLARGQLDTRIPSQHGEARIFGGDEIQGLEHDFNHMAEQLESLVAAQKLLLRDVSHELRSPLARLSVALELAREDAPAAMSENLERIEREAGRLNALIGQLLRLSSLESANATIDSEEFSLKHLLEELLPDIEFEALQRSCSIKLEATCDCIVHGNSELIYRAIENIARNAIRYTKEVSSVDMSLGCEMREGHRICVLNISDRGPGLPESELQNIFRPFYRVDNARQRDTGGFGIGLAIADRAIRIHHGQLYAINRVGGGITMVVTLPCHEFSS, encoded by the coding sequence ATGCGGGGACTCTTCGCAAAGATCTTCTTTTTCTTCTGGGTCGCTCAAAGCCTCACCTTTATTATCTCGACGACGCTGATCCTGCAGCACCGGTTCACGCGTCCCGATCAGATATTTGACGCACTGGGCATCACTTTAAAAAGTGAAGGTGCGGCAGCAGCGCAGGCCTACGAGCAGGGAGGGTGCAGCGCTTTCCATCAATATGCAAGTTCTCTGCGCCAAAGGATCTATCTCGCCACTCCTCCCGGTAATTTTCCATGCGATGCGGCGAATGCTCCCGAATATAACAAGGCGTTACTAACAGCCGAAAGAAATTCTTCCGTATTCTCGGTCCAGGCAGGCACTCAATATCTTTGGGTAACTAATGTTGTCTCTTCCTCTGGAAAGCAATACCAATTTCTTCTGGCCATCCCCTATCACGCCGAGAAGCGGCATTGGGGCCACGATCTCTGGCACTTTGCCTTTCCACAGTTGCCAGTGGCTATCGTGGTCTTTGGGCTAACCACATTCATCCTGGTGCTCCTGTTGACGAGACCGATAGCAAGGTTGCGTGCTGCCGCAAGAGATCTTGCGCGCGGTCAACTCGACACGCGGATTCCCAGCCAACATGGCGAAGCACGAATCTTCGGTGGAGATGAAATTCAAGGGCTCGAACATGACTTCAACCACATGGCCGAGCAGCTTGAATCGCTTGTCGCCGCCCAAAAGCTGCTGCTTCGCGACGTGTCTCACGAGTTGCGCTCTCCGCTGGCGCGACTGAGCGTCGCTCTGGAGTTGGCCCGAGAAGACGCGCCAGCGGCCATGTCGGAGAATCTGGAGAGAATCGAACGGGAAGCAGGCCGGCTGAATGCATTGATCGGGCAACTCCTCCGTCTCTCGTCTTTGGAGTCAGCCAATGCGACCATCGATAGTGAAGAGTTCAGTCTCAAACACCTTCTTGAGGAACTCCTTCCCGATATCGAATTCGAGGCGCTACAACGGTCCTGCTCGATCAAGCTGGAGGCAACATGCGATTGCATCGTGCACGGCAATTCCGAATTAATTTATCGCGCGATCGAGAATATCGCGCGCAATGCTATCCGATACACAAAAGAAGTATCGTCAGTGGACATGAGCCTGGGCTGCGAGATGCGGGAGGGGCACCGGATCTGCGTACTCAACATCAGTGACCGCGGCCCAGGCTTGCCTGAGAGCGAGCTACAAAATATCTTTAGACCCTTTTACCGGGTCGACAACGCCAGGCAGCGTGATACCGGCGGCTTCGGTATCGGCCTTGCCATTGCAGACCGCGCCATCCGAATACATCATGGCCAGCTATACGCGATCAATCGTGTCGGCGGCGGCATCACCATGGTTGTCACACTCCCCTGCCATGAATTCTCCTCCTGA
- a CDS encoding DoxX family protein, which yields MKRLIELGTHFSKLASYLQSPFLLLVRLYWGWQLVQSGWGKLHHLDKVTDFFASLNLPFPGPTAHFVAGLEFFGGILLILGLGSRLIGLVLTLNMVAAYWTADREALLSVFSDPGKFYAADPYTFLFASAMVLVFGAGLISADAMLARHYRVWTETT from the coding sequence ATGAAGAGACTGATCGAACTAGGCACCCACTTTTCGAAACTTGCTTCCTATCTCCAGTCGCCCTTTCTGCTGCTGGTTCGGCTTTATTGGGGATGGCAGCTCGTGCAGTCGGGCTGGGGGAAGCTGCACCATCTCGACAAAGTCACCGACTTCTTCGCGAGCCTCAACCTTCCCTTCCCTGGGCCTACCGCACATTTTGTAGCTGGGTTGGAATTCTTTGGTGGAATTCTGCTGATTCTGGGGCTTGGATCAAGATTGATCGGCCTGGTGTTAACTTTGAATATGGTGGCCGCGTACTGGACTGCTGACCGCGAAGCACTCCTTTCGGTCTTCTCCGATCCGGGTAAGTTTTATGCGGCCGATCCTTATACGTTCCTCTTCGCGTCTGCCATGGTTCTGGTGTTCGGCGCGGGTTTGATCTCGGCGGACGCAATGTTGGCGAGGCACTATCGGGTATGGACTGAGACAACATGA
- a CDS encoding anti-sigma factor codes for MVIDCKHVWDYISGYLDDTLSSEVKELVQEHLEHCEICSAILDSTRNILILTADERTFELPLGFSERLHARLSEEMGGIEPTPSKSD; via the coding sequence GTGGTTATAGATTGCAAGCACGTCTGGGATTACATCTCCGGCTATCTGGACGACACACTTTCCTCGGAGGTAAAGGAGTTGGTGCAGGAGCATTTAGAGCACTGCGAGATCTGCTCGGCGATCCTAGATTCGACGAGGAATATCCTGATCCTGACAGCAGATGAACGCACGTTCGAATTGCCGCTGGGCTTCAGCGAGCGCCTGCACGCACGCCTGAGCGAAGAGATGGGAGGGATTGAACCTACGCCGTCGAAAAGCGATTGA
- a CDS encoding DUF692 domain-containing protein has translation MPANRFNGFTNYGVGIGLRVPHYNHIFEQKPVVDWFEIISENYMVDGGRALQVLDEILERYRVVQHGVSMYFGSAQPLNREHLKRLKELTRRTKTPWLSDHLCWGSVDGRYTHDLLPIPYTFEAVKTTAERIRQVQDFIEIPVAVENVSSYAEFHQSQMTEWEFLNEVVEAADCGILLDVNNIYVSSQNHGFNPSEYVDSIPAERVAQIHIAGHSKFEKYTLDTHDHPVLDPVWSLYARAIERIGETATLLEWDDNIPSFDEVHAEALKAKRYLSTSATPMPFEEAANHEGMHS, from the coding sequence ATGCCAGCAAATCGTTTCAACGGATTCACCAATTACGGTGTAGGTATAGGCCTGCGGGTGCCGCACTATAACCATATCTTCGAGCAGAAACCTGTCGTCGACTGGTTCGAGATCATCTCCGAAAACTACATGGTTGACGGAGGCCGTGCCCTTCAGGTTCTTGACGAAATACTTGAACGATATCGCGTCGTCCAGCACGGAGTGTCGATGTATTTCGGCTCGGCGCAGCCGTTGAATCGAGAGCACCTTAAGCGCCTGAAAGAGCTGACGCGCAGGACTAAGACTCCGTGGCTATCCGATCACCTCTGCTGGGGCAGCGTCGATGGCCGCTATACCCACGACCTTCTTCCCATCCCTTACACCTTCGAGGCCGTCAAGACGACGGCAGAACGCATTCGTCAGGTTCAGGACTTTATTGAGATCCCAGTGGCCGTCGAGAATGTAAGCAGCTATGCCGAGTTTCATCAATCCCAGATGACCGAGTGGGAGTTTCTCAACGAAGTCGTCGAGGCGGCAGACTGTGGAATCCTGCTCGACGTTAACAATATCTATGTCTCGTCGCAGAACCATGGGTTCAATCCGTCAGAGTATGTTGACAGTATTCCCGCGGAACGCGTCGCCCAGATCCATATTGCCGGGCACTCAAAGTTTGAGAAGTACACCTTGGACACGCATGACCATCCAGTGCTCGATCCGGTCTGGTCGTTATATGCGCGTGCCATCGAGCGCATCGGCGAAACCGCAACCCTGCTTGAATGGGACGACAATATACCGAGCTTCGACGAGGTACATGCCGAAGCTCTCAAAGCGAAGCGTTACCTCAGCACTTCAGCTACTCCAATGCCTTTCGAGGAAGCGGCGAACCATGAGGGGATGCACTCGTGA
- a CDS encoding ABC transporter permease, with protein sequence MNLGEIIRQSIDSLLRNRLRSGLTMLGIAWGLVTVVLLLSYGKSLGQEVMNGFLGLGDNVIMVWGGQTSMQAGGERAGQPVKFRDGDTEAVRDTVPFLRAVSSETDDAFSFKYGAKVVNIQSKAIEYPYGEMRRLKVEDGRYFEPADFTDHRQVVIFGAHAAQKLFNGFPPVGESVNIEGHSFQVIGILRNKIQDSSNNGPDNENAFIPFDMMRLLRNQRDPNSIVFQPISGDMHIKAIQAVRAVLAQRHHFDPKDDKAIGAWDTVADSAELMQFSTALELLLGIIGAMTLGVGGVGVMNIMLVSVTERTREIGLLKALGARRRDILSQFLLESLTLTFIAGVIGMVIAIAVAYMIPPMPLYSDIYKTANHEGDIILRASPEVMLISFVILAVVGIVSGLLPAVRASHMDPVVALRHE encoded by the coding sequence ATGAACCTTGGTGAAATCATCCGTCAAAGTATCGATTCCCTGCTGCGCAATCGCCTGCGCTCGGGTCTAACGATGCTGGGCATTGCGTGGGGACTGGTCACAGTGGTGCTTCTGCTCAGCTATGGCAAGAGCCTCGGGCAGGAGGTCATGAACGGATTTCTGGGTCTCGGCGATAACGTCATCATGGTCTGGGGCGGCCAGACGAGCATGCAGGCTGGTGGCGAACGCGCTGGCCAGCCCGTGAAGTTTCGTGATGGTGATACCGAAGCCGTTCGCGATACAGTTCCCTTCCTGCGCGCGGTCAGCTCCGAGACCGACGATGCCTTCAGCTTCAAATATGGGGCCAAGGTGGTGAATATTCAGAGCAAGGCTATCGAATATCCGTATGGAGAGATGCGCCGGCTCAAAGTTGAAGATGGCCGATACTTTGAGCCGGCGGATTTTACCGATCATCGTCAGGTCGTCATCTTCGGTGCGCACGCCGCACAGAAGCTCTTTAACGGATTCCCGCCGGTTGGAGAGTCGGTGAATATCGAAGGCCATTCCTTTCAGGTGATCGGCATTCTGCGGAATAAGATCCAGGACTCGTCGAACAATGGGCCTGATAACGAAAATGCCTTCATTCCATTCGACATGATGCGGCTGCTAAGAAACCAGCGAGACCCCAACAGCATCGTCTTCCAACCGATCTCGGGCGATATGCACATCAAGGCCATTCAGGCAGTTCGGGCGGTACTGGCACAACGTCATCACTTCGATCCCAAGGACGACAAGGCCATTGGCGCGTGGGACACCGTGGCGGATTCAGCCGAGCTCATGCAGTTCAGCACGGCGCTGGAGCTTCTGCTGGGCATCATCGGAGCGATGACGCTGGGCGTTGGCGGCGTCGGCGTCATGAACATCATGCTGGTCTCCGTCACCGAGCGGACGCGAGAGATTGGTCTGCTCAAAGCGCTGGGCGCTCGACGGCGGGACATTCTCTCTCAATTTCTACTGGAGAGCCTTACGCTTACCTTCATCGCGGGTGTCATCGGGATGGTCATTGCCATCGCGGTAGCGTACATGATTCCGCCCATGCCGCTTTATTCCGACATCTATAAAACGGCCAACCACGAGGGCGACATCATTCTGCGTGCTTCGCCTGAAGTGATGCTGATCTCATTCGTCATTCTGGCCGTGGTCGGCATCGTCTCCGGCCTGTTGCCCGCCGTTCGCGCATCGCACATGGATCCTGTTGTGGCACTGCGGCACGAATGA